A region from the Flavobacteriales bacterium genome encodes:
- a CDS encoding copper homeostasis protein CutC has translation MNKILEICCYSLESVKIAAESGAHRVELCSGRKEGGTTPSLGLLRSALHEKIEVYPIIRPRGGDFLYSESEFQVMKNDIEICREEGVKGVVFGILNEQGHFDLDRMRELIHVAGTMDVTVHRAFDMSSDLFVALEELISIGIKRVLSSGGKNTAFEGREIIKKLHQQSDGRISIMAGSGVHSENIQWLMQTGIHEFHSSASSSSYSKMKYKNPDISMGKTQEQDEFVLVESSPSEIRKMIHLLQA, from the coding sequence ATGAATAAGATATTGGAAATATGTTGCTATTCACTGGAGTCAGTGAAGATTGCGGCGGAATCAGGTGCGCACAGGGTGGAATTATGCAGTGGACGCAAAGAAGGCGGAACTACACCCTCGTTGGGACTCCTCCGTTCTGCACTTCATGAAAAAATTGAAGTATATCCAATTATTCGTCCCCGGGGCGGAGATTTTCTTTATTCAGAATCGGAATTTCAGGTTATGAAAAACGACATAGAGATTTGTCGCGAAGAAGGAGTAAAAGGTGTGGTATTTGGCATTTTGAATGAACAAGGTCATTTTGATCTGGATCGAATGCGTGAATTGATCCATGTTGCAGGAACCATGGATGTAACGGTTCACCGGGCGTTCGACATGAGTTCAGATTTATTTGTTGCATTGGAGGAACTTATTTCCATTGGAATTAAAAGAGTATTAAGTTCCGGAGGTAAAAACACGGCTTTTGAAGGAAGAGAAATCATTAAAAAACTTCATCAACAATCAGACGGAAGAATAAGTATAATGGCTGGAAGTGGAGTTCATTCTGAAAACATTCAATGGCTTATGCAAACGGGAATTCACGAATTTCACAGTTCAGCATCATCCAGCAGTTATTCCAAAATGAAATACAAAAATCCGGATATCTCCATGGGAAAAACGCAGGAACAAGATGAATTTGTTCTCGTTGAATCCAGTCCCTCCGAAATCCGAAAAATGATTCATCTACTTCAGGCATGA
- a CDS encoding GH92 family glycosyl hydrolase, with translation MIAFFLFILNGNAQDKIVKSVNPFIGTGGHGHTFPGATMPFGMVQLSPDTRIDGSWDGCSGYHYSDSLIYGFSHTHLSGTGVSDYGDLAFLPLADFTMAEGELHYEKFAKSFSHSDEVAEPGYYRVKTKDQIISEFTVTERSGFHKYTFPKKSRPHLLIQVDHRDQTLESKLEMVDDHTIIGFRRSSAWAKDQHVYFYIQFSEKCKLVKTQASFQSGSKHDASWVLFFPEMKKKKTLLVKIGWSQVEVGGAKNNLLTENPNWNFEEVRAQASESWNKELSKITVKGGSADLRTVFYTALYHTMVQPNIASDADGKYRGMDGKIHTAEGFTYYTVFSLWDTFRAAHPLYAIIDRKRSTDFIKTFLQHYREGGRLPVWELSSNETDCMIGYHSVSVITDAYMKGLSDFDVEYAFKAMVASSSYPKFGMPAYSEQFYLNVDDEHESVSKTLEYAYDDWCIATMAKKLGKGKFEDLYMRRAQSWKNLYDAKSGFMRARKNGAWIVPFDPSEVNNYYTEANSWQYSFFVPQDISGMIKFSGGAEQFEQRLDQLFSASSSTTGRDQADITGLIGQYAHGNEPSHHMAFLYNYIGKPSKTQKIILRILQEFYSNQPDGLIGNEDCGQMSAWFVFNAMGFYPVSPGIPFYQVGTPLFEEVSIHHEDGIVFTIKAEGLSDKNRFVTSVNNTGNFKLSHADITLGKTIVFKMGNETELEKTDQLASDYLSKAKNTDDFLKFRFVTAPVFSSGKETFRDSMKVEILPLNPDYKIYYTTDGSLPTHYSTKYSGPFTIHKSSTIKAICSFNDELNSSCATANYLKIDHHWRVEIKGKYNSQYSAGGPEALVDGLRGDLNWRKGRWQGYQGQDFDVIVDFKNDLTIQQLAVSFLEDTRSWIWLPNYVEAEYSKDGEHWVKFGRSENESVSQQDVERLKEFRIQTENPVNCRFIKLHAQNFGKLPDWHPGRGGDAFIFLDEILVK, from the coding sequence GTGATAGCATTTTTTCTGTTCATACTGAATGGAAATGCACAGGATAAAATTGTAAAAAGTGTAAATCCATTTATTGGTACAGGTGGACATGGCCACACATTTCCCGGTGCTACGATGCCATTTGGAATGGTGCAATTAAGTCCCGATACACGCATTGACGGAAGTTGGGATGGTTGTAGCGGGTATCATTATTCCGATTCTTTAATCTATGGATTTTCACATACCCACTTAAGTGGAACCGGTGTATCGGACTACGGTGATTTAGCATTTCTTCCACTTGCGGATTTCACAATGGCGGAAGGTGAATTACACTATGAAAAATTTGCCAAATCGTTTTCACATAGTGATGAAGTCGCAGAGCCGGGATATTATCGGGTAAAAACAAAAGATCAAATCATTTCTGAATTTACCGTAACTGAACGAAGCGGATTTCATAAATATACATTTCCGAAAAAATCCAGACCGCATCTCCTTATTCAGGTAGATCACCGGGATCAGACGCTGGAATCGAAACTGGAAATGGTGGATGATCATACCATTATCGGATTTCGCAGAAGTTCGGCCTGGGCAAAAGATCAGCATGTTTATTTTTATATTCAGTTTTCCGAAAAGTGTAAGCTTGTAAAAACGCAAGCATCATTTCAATCAGGATCAAAACATGATGCTTCCTGGGTTTTGTTTTTTCCGGAGATGAAAAAGAAAAAAACGCTATTGGTAAAAATTGGTTGGTCGCAAGTTGAAGTGGGCGGAGCAAAAAATAATTTGTTGACCGAAAATCCTAACTGGAATTTTGAAGAAGTGCGTGCACAGGCTTCCGAAAGCTGGAATAAGGAATTGTCGAAAATTACCGTTAAAGGCGGAAGTGCCGATTTACGCACAGTTTTTTATACGGCTTTATATCACACCATGGTGCAACCTAATATTGCCAGTGATGCAGACGGAAAATACCGTGGCATGGATGGAAAAATTCACACGGCAGAAGGTTTTACTTATTATACTGTTTTTTCATTGTGGGACACCTTTCGTGCGGCACATCCGCTGTATGCCATTATCGATCGTAAACGCAGTACTGATTTTATTAAAACCTTTTTACAGCATTATCGGGAAGGCGGACGATTACCGGTGTGGGAATTGTCGTCGAACGAAACGGACTGCATGATTGGTTATCACTCCGTGAGTGTAATCACCGATGCCTATATGAAAGGATTGTCGGATTTTGACGTGGAGTACGCATTTAAGGCCATGGTCGCCAGTTCTTCTTATCCGAAATTTGGTATGCCTGCTTATAGTGAACAATTTTATCTGAATGTAGATGATGAGCATGAGTCGGTTTCTAAAACGCTGGAATATGCTTATGATGATTGGTGCATTGCCACCATGGCAAAAAAATTAGGTAAAGGAAAATTTGAAGACTTATACATGCGAAGAGCACAGTCGTGGAAAAATCTTTATGACGCCAAATCCGGATTTATGCGTGCACGTAAAAATGGAGCATGGATTGTTCCCTTTGATCCGAGTGAAGTCAACAACTATTACACCGAGGCAAATTCCTGGCAGTATTCATTTTTTGTACCACAGGATATTTCAGGCATGATAAAATTCAGTGGTGGTGCAGAACAGTTTGAACAGCGACTGGATCAGTTATTTTCTGCAAGTTCTTCCACAACGGGAAGAGATCAGGCGGATATTACCGGTTTAATTGGACAATATGCACACGGAAATGAGCCGAGTCACCATATGGCATTTTTGTACAACTACATTGGTAAACCATCTAAAACACAAAAAATCATTTTACGCATTCTGCAGGAGTTTTATTCGAATCAACCCGATGGTTTAATCGGGAATGAAGATTGCGGACAAATGAGTGCCTGGTTTGTATTTAATGCCATGGGATTTTATCCCGTGAGTCCCGGTATTCCTTTTTATCAGGTAGGTACACCTTTATTCGAGGAGGTTTCCATTCACCATGAGGATGGTATTGTGTTTACCATTAAAGCAGAAGGCTTATCCGATAAAAATCGATTTGTGACTTCCGTAAATAACACGGGGAATTTTAAATTATCACATGCTGATATTACACTTGGGAAGACCATCGTATTTAAAATGGGGAACGAAACTGAATTGGAAAAAACAGATCAATTAGCATCGGACTACCTTTCAAAAGCAAAAAACACGGATGATTTTTTGAAATTTCGTTTTGTAACGGCTCCGGTTTTTTCCAGTGGAAAAGAAACATTTCGCGATTCAATGAAGGTAGAAATTCTACCGTTGAATCCGGATTATAAAATTTATTATACTACCGATGGATCCTTACCAACGCATTATTCAACGAAATATTCAGGTCCTTTTACCATTCATAAATCAAGTACAATAAAAGCGATTTGTTCTTTCAATGATGAATTAAACAGTTCATGTGCCACTGCGAATTATTTAAAAATTGATCATCATTGGCGTGTTGAAATAAAAGGAAAATACAATAGTCAATATTCAGCCGGTGGTCCCGAAGCATTGGTAGACGGACTGCGTGGCGATTTAAATTGGAGAAAAGGGAGATGGCAGGGATATCAGGGACAAGATTTTGATGTGATTGTGGATTTTAAAAATGATTTAACTATTCAACAACTTGCTGTTTCCTTTTTAGAAGACACGAGAAGTTGGATTTGGCTACCCAATTATGTGGAAGCTGAATATTCGAAAGACGGTGAACATTGGGTGAAATTTGGAAGATCAGAAAATGAATCCGTTTCACAACAAGATGTTGAGCGTTTAAAAGAATTCAGAATTCAAACGGAAAATCCGGTTAACTGCAGATTCATTAAACTTCATGCGCAAAATTTCGGGAAACTTCCCGACTGGCATCCGGGAAGAGGTGGTGATGCTTTTATTTTCTTAGATGAGATACTAGTGAAATAA
- a CDS encoding UDP-glucose/GDP-mannose dehydrogenase family protein: MKIAVVGTGYVGLVTGTCFAETGNDVICVDIDKDKVEKMRNGVVPIYEPHLDVLFERNIKAGRLKFTTNLEEAIHPAQIIFLALPTPPGEDGSADLSYVLGVADQLGKMIKDYKVIVDKSTVPVGTAEKVKEAVVKHAMVDFDIVSNPEFLREGFAVDDFLKPDRVVVGTSSARAKNLMEELYKPFVRSGNPIIFMDEKSAELTKYAANSFLATKITFMNEIANFCEMVGADVDMVRIGIGSDSRIGKRFLFPGIGYGGSCFPKDVQALAKSGKEAGYEFKIIKAVMDVNERQKIRLTDKVKAHFKDLSGKTFALWGLAFKPDTDDIREAPSLYMITDLLAAGAKVKAFDPEAMENVKKIFGTNVEFCTDEYEAVQGADALLIATEWSEFRNPDFNKIGNSLKSKIIFDGRNLYDLTQMKKLGYYYESIGRETVHP; encoded by the coding sequence ATGAAAATTGCAGTAGTAGGAACAGGATATGTAGGATTAGTTACAGGAACCTGTTTTGCTGAAACCGGAAACGATGTGATTTGTGTTGACATCGACAAAGACAAAGTGGAAAAAATGCGCAATGGAGTTGTCCCCATTTACGAACCACACCTCGATGTATTATTTGAGCGCAACATTAAAGCCGGTCGTTTAAAATTCACTACAAATCTGGAAGAAGCGATTCATCCTGCACAAATTATTTTCCTCGCCCTTCCCACCCCTCCGGGTGAAGATGGATCTGCAGACTTATCCTATGTACTTGGTGTTGCTGATCAACTGGGGAAAATGATCAAGGATTATAAAGTGATTGTAGATAAAAGTACAGTTCCCGTTGGTACAGCAGAAAAAGTAAAAGAAGCCGTAGTAAAACATGCGATGGTGGATTTTGATATTGTTTCCAATCCTGAATTTTTACGTGAGGGATTTGCAGTAGATGATTTTTTAAAACCTGATCGTGTAGTTGTAGGAACAAGTTCTGCCCGCGCAAAAAATTTGATGGAAGAACTCTATAAACCATTTGTACGTTCCGGAAATCCCATCATTTTTATGGATGAGAAATCTGCTGAATTAACCAAGTATGCAGCAAATTCATTTCTTGCAACGAAAATCACCTTCATGAATGAAATTGCCAATTTCTGTGAAATGGTTGGTGCAGATGTGGATATGGTTCGTATTGGTATCGGATCTGACTCACGCATCGGAAAACGCTTTTTGTTTCCGGGAATCGGATATGGAGGAAGTTGTTTCCCTAAAGATGTTCAGGCATTAGCGAAATCCGGGAAGGAAGCCGGCTACGAGTTTAAAATTATTAAAGCGGTAATGGATGTTAATGAACGTCAGAAAATCCGTTTAACTGATAAAGTGAAAGCTCATTTTAAAGATCTTTCCGGAAAAACATTTGCATTGTGGGGACTGGCATTTAAACCGGATACCGATGACATTCGTGAAGCTCCTTCTTTATATATGATCACCGATTTACTTGCAGCAGGTGCAAAAGTGAAAGCATTTGATCCGGAGGCGATGGAAAATGTGAAAAAAATATTCGGAACTAATGTCGAATTCTGTACAGACGAATACGAAGCGGTACAAGGTGCAGATGCCTTATTGATTGCTACTGAATGGTCGGAATTCAGAAATCCTGATTTTAATAAAATCGGCAACTCCTTAAAATCAAAAATAATTTTCGACGGAAGAAATCTTTATGATTTAACGCAAATGAAAAAACTGGGATACTACTATGAAAGTATCGGAAGAGAAACCGTTCATCCCTGA
- a CDS encoding DegT/DnrJ/EryC1/StrS family aminotransferase produces the protein MKKIQMVDLISQYEKVQNEIDNAVLNVIRSSAYINGPEVKEFQKELEQYLQVKHVIPCANGTDALQIAMMALGLQPGDEVITASFTYVATAEVIALLRLTPVLVDVNPETFQIDPEAVKKAITPKTKAIVPVHLFGQCSDMDAIMKIAQENNLYVVEDTAQAIGAEYISANGSRKKAGTIGTIGCTSFFPSKNLGCFGDGGAIFTNDDDLAAKIRMIANHGQSVQYVHDSIGVNSRLDSIQAAILRIKLRRLDEYAQARNKAASYYDKAFSGNAKIKTPARAKNSTHVFHQYTLQLGEGVDRNALREHLSSKGVPAMIYYPIALHMQKAYTDPRYKKGDFPITEQLCNCVISLPMHTELDEEQLKLITTSVLEFIG, from the coding sequence ATGAAAAAGATACAGATGGTGGACCTAATTTCGCAATACGAAAAGGTTCAGAATGAAATCGACAATGCCGTGCTGAATGTGATTCGCTCTTCGGCCTATATCAATGGTCCGGAAGTCAAAGAATTTCAAAAGGAACTGGAGCAATACCTGCAGGTAAAACATGTCATACCCTGCGCTAATGGAACCGACGCCTTACAAATTGCCATGATGGCGCTTGGTCTGCAACCCGGAGATGAAGTGATCACTGCCTCATTCACCTATGTTGCCACTGCAGAAGTCATCGCTTTATTACGCCTTACACCGGTTTTGGTGGATGTGAATCCTGAAACATTTCAAATTGATCCGGAAGCAGTAAAAAAAGCCATTACACCAAAAACAAAAGCGATTGTTCCAGTGCATTTATTCGGACAATGTTCCGACATGGATGCCATTATGAAGATTGCTCAGGAAAATAATTTATATGTAGTGGAAGACACTGCACAAGCAATAGGAGCTGAATATATTTCTGCAAACGGTAGCAGAAAAAAAGCAGGTACCATTGGAACCATCGGATGCACATCCTTTTTCCCCTCGAAAAACCTCGGCTGTTTTGGCGATGGAGGAGCGATTTTTACCAATGACGACGATCTGGCTGCAAAAATCAGAATGATTGCCAATCATGGTCAAAGCGTACAATACGTTCACGATTCTATTGGCGTAAATTCGAGACTGGATAGCATTCAGGCAGCGATTCTCCGCATAAAATTACGTCGCCTCGATGAATATGCGCAAGCGAGAAATAAGGCAGCATCCTATTACGACAAGGCGTTTTCGGGAAATGCTAAAATTAAAACTCCCGCAAGAGCGAAAAATTCAACGCATGTATTTCACCAATACACTTTGCAATTAGGAGAAGGCGTTGACCGTAATGCATTAAGAGAACACTTAAGTTCAAAAGGTGTTCCAGCGATGATTTATTATCCAATTGCGTTACATATGCAAAAAGCCTATACCGATCCCCGCTATAAAAAAGGAGATTTTCCAATCACAGAACAATTGTGTAATTGTGTTATTTCGCTACCGATGCATACGGAACTGGACGAAGAACAATTAAAACTCATTACCACATCGGTATTGGAATTTATCGGTTAA
- a CDS encoding 3-deoxy-D-manno-octulosonic acid transferase, translated as MKILYLLSIYFYRLIIRILSPFHSKAALWIHGRKSWRGRLEKIPFSEHRILFHCASLGEFEMIRPIIEWMKINKPDYQILISFFSPSGYEVRKHYDKADAVFYLPSDTPKNAKDFARILRPEMVVFAKYEFWHFHLNALKASGAKLFAVSAVFRTNHRFFKWYGSMFRNDLRLFDSIFVQDTPSQHLLKSIGIESVLAGDTRFDRVYANAETSKPIVPIENWINHRRVIVAGSSWPQEEQRMVEAMKQIDNENLCWIIVPHDVSEAHISELQASIPVSSVRFTRWKNENTAVMIIDNVGMLMSVYRYAHLAIVGGGFSGKLHNILEPAAFGIPVLFGPKHDRFREADEMIKAGAAYEFDGDLKEQLSRFISDETLLEQSGRAAKEFVMQHLGATDRVVNGIFG; from the coding sequence ATGAAAATTCTTTACCTGCTTAGCATTTATTTTTACCGGCTCATCATACGAATTTTGTCCCCATTCCACAGCAAGGCGGCATTGTGGATTCATGGTCGCAAATCCTGGCGTGGACGATTAGAAAAAATTCCTTTTTCGGAACACCGCATTTTATTTCATTGCGCATCACTGGGTGAATTTGAAATGATTCGTCCCATTATTGAGTGGATGAAAATCAACAAACCGGATTATCAGATTTTGATTAGTTTTTTCTCTCCATCGGGTTATGAAGTCAGAAAACACTATGATAAAGCAGATGCTGTTTTTTATCTTCCTTCGGATACACCCAAAAATGCAAAGGATTTTGCCCGGATTTTAAGACCCGAAATGGTTGTTTTTGCTAAATATGAATTCTGGCATTTTCATTTAAATGCATTAAAAGCTTCCGGTGCAAAATTATTCGCGGTATCGGCAGTTTTCAGAACGAATCATCGTTTTTTTAAGTGGTATGGTTCGATGTTTAGAAACGACCTTAGATTATTTGATTCTATTTTTGTTCAGGATACTCCATCACAGCATTTATTGAAATCGATCGGAATCGAATCGGTGCTTGCAGGCGACACTCGTTTTGATCGCGTTTATGCCAATGCCGAAACATCGAAACCAATTGTTCCCATTGAAAACTGGATTAATCACCGTCGCGTTATTGTTGCGGGAAGTTCCTGGCCCCAGGAGGAACAACGAATGGTGGAAGCAATGAAACAAATCGATAATGAAAACCTGTGCTGGATTATTGTTCCGCATGATGTTTCAGAAGCGCACATTTCCGAATTGCAGGCTTCCATTCCGGTAAGCAGTGTACGTTTTACCCGATGGAAAAATGAAAACACCGCGGTGATGATTATTGATAATGTGGGAATGTTAATGTCGGTATACCGTTACGCACATTTGGCCATTGTAGGCGGAGGATTCAGCGGGAAACTGCATAATATTCTGGAACCAGCCGCATTTGGTATTCCGGTTTTATTTGGACCCAAACACGATCGTTTTCGCGAAGCGGATGAAATGATTAAGGCCGGAGCGGCATACGAGTTTGATGGAGATTTGAAGGAGCAATTAAGTCGTTTTATTTCCGATGAAACCTTATTGGAGCAAAGCGGAAGAGCGGCTAAGGAATTTGTTATGCAGCATTTGGGTGCAACAGATCGGGTAGTGAATGGAATTTTCGGTTAA
- the rfaD gene encoding ADP-glyceromanno-heptose 6-epimerase → MIVVTGAAGFIGSVLIGKLNAEGYKDVVAVDDFSNEEKNKNLAGKSISSSVHRQDFFSWIDEHHREIEFIFHIGARTDTTEFNKAIFDELNVNYSKSVWNKCVEYGIALVYASSAATYGLGEYGYKDEHDLCFKLKPLNPYGDSKNDFDKWALLQEKKPYFWAGLKFFNVYGPNEFHKGRMASVIFHSFKQISASGKMKLFRSHNPEFKDGEQLRDFIYVKDLVNVCLFLMHHRKDSGIYNLGSGKARTFLDLTKNTFRAMGREPQIEFVDTPADIRDKYQYFTEADMSKLKSIGYSTPFQSLEEGVEDYVKNYLLTGNYY, encoded by the coding sequence ATGATTGTTGTAACGGGAGCTGCCGGATTTATTGGTTCGGTTTTAATCGGGAAATTAAATGCTGAGGGCTACAAAGATGTTGTGGCAGTGGATGATTTTTCGAATGAAGAAAAAAATAAAAACCTGGCAGGTAAATCCATTTCTTCCAGCGTTCATCGTCAGGATTTTTTCTCCTGGATCGATGAGCATCACCGGGAGATTGAATTTATTTTTCACATTGGAGCCCGCACCGATACAACGGAATTCAACAAAGCAATTTTCGATGAATTGAATGTGAATTATTCAAAGTCGGTATGGAATAAATGTGTTGAATACGGAATTGCATTAGTCTACGCTTCTTCGGCCGCTACTTACGGATTAGGTGAATATGGTTATAAGGATGAGCATGATTTGTGTTTTAAATTAAAACCATTAAATCCGTATGGTGATTCAAAAAATGATTTTGATAAGTGGGCATTGCTGCAAGAGAAAAAACCATATTTCTGGGCGGGACTCAAATTTTTTAATGTGTACGGACCCAATGAATTTCATAAGGGAAGAATGGCTTCTGTAATTTTTCATTCGTTCAAGCAAATTTCCGCCAGTGGTAAAATGAAATTATTCCGTTCGCATAATCCTGAATTTAAAGATGGCGAACAATTGCGCGATTTTATTTATGTAAAAGATCTGGTAAATGTTTGTTTGTTTTTGATGCATCATCGCAAGGATAGTGGAATTTATAACTTAGGTTCCGGTAAAGCACGCACATTTTTGGATCTTACAAAAAACACATTCAGAGCAATGGGACGCGAACCGCAAATAGAATTTGTAGATACTCCGGCTGATATTCGCGATAAATACCAATACTTCACCGAAGCAGATATGTCCAAATTAAAATCAATTGGATATTCAACCCCGTTTCAATCCTTGGAAGAAGGTGTAGAAGATTACGTGAAAAATTATTTACTGACGGGTAATTATTATTAA
- a CDS encoding pyridoxal-phosphate dependent enzyme, with product MQTDRLYASLQLPTPLTALNLSVLKNTNIRVFIKRDDLIHPEIAGNKFRKLKYNLAQAQVLKKEKILTFGGPFSNHIAATAKACDLAGIPSIGIIRGEEADLNNPTLHHAIQNGMNIVPVSRSDYDLKEEMYYLESLHDRFGDIYIFPEGGANYYGINGCGEIIQEIEMDFDYFCVAVGSGTTITGLSMALKDHQTIIGFPAVKGGEYLRDEIEKKLAWTLMDKEWASDIMQQVQLETRFHFGGFARYNKELLAFMNSFLMETGIQLDFVYTAKMMYGLIQMIQEGKFKAGSTIVVYHSGGVQGNQGINS from the coding sequence ATGCAAACAGATCGACTTTACGCATCTCTTCAATTGCCTACGCCTTTAACGGCGTTAAATCTTTCTGTGTTGAAAAATACAAATATCCGTGTATTTATAAAACGGGATGATTTAATTCATCCGGAAATAGCAGGAAATAAGTTTAGAAAACTTAAATACAATCTCGCCCAGGCACAGGTATTGAAAAAAGAAAAAATCCTGACGTTTGGCGGACCATTCAGCAATCACATCGCGGCCACCGCAAAAGCCTGCGATTTAGCAGGAATTCCATCGATAGGAATCATTCGAGGAGAGGAAGCGGATTTAAACAATCCTACATTACATCATGCCATTCAAAACGGAATGAACATTGTTCCCGTTTCACGAAGTGATTATGACTTGAAAGAGGAAATGTATTATTTGGAATCGCTGCATGATCGCTTTGGAGATATATATATCTTTCCGGAAGGAGGAGCAAATTATTATGGCATTAACGGTTGCGGAGAAATCATTCAGGAAATAGAAATGGATTTCGATTATTTCTGTGTTGCTGTTGGTTCCGGGACCACTATAACCGGACTCAGCATGGCGTTGAAGGATCATCAAACCATCATTGGCTTTCCGGCTGTAAAGGGCGGCGAATATTTAAGGGATGAGATTGAAAAAAAATTAGCATGGACCTTAATGGACAAAGAATGGGCAAGTGATATCATGCAACAGGTTCAACTGGAAACACGTTTTCATTTCGGAGGATTTGCCCGTTATAATAAAGAGTTATTAGCTTTTATGAATTCCTTTTTGATGGAAACAGGAATACAACTGGATTTTGTTTACACCGCCAAGATGATGTACGGCCTGATTCAAATGATTCAGGAAGGAAAATTTAAAGCAGGCTCCACCATTGTTGTTTATCATTCAGGAGGAGTGCAGGGCAATCAGGGAATTAATTCTTAA
- a CDS encoding alpha/beta hydrolase: protein MKYIPRLLRRIFYVLFWAVWLLVLLPYFFPLHFPLQNFNQLPFKESRYLNYHHTQVHYRIFPAKADTTLSPVFLIHGFSGSTASWRYVIPELNQSGRSVVAIDLPPFGYSDKRVSANLADSAWVNMIRDVMDTSQRELNLKENQKWIIAGHSMGGMVIGAFASAYPEKVKGMIYVDGTSPESDGIKNNSMLLTSAYLRLGFLHRWADVMMEKVIFSEKRFNELLSSAYLREVSEEEVKIYMDPFHFRGSASAVLRFASQSGYAKVDWKILETIPKCLVWGREDQWIPVSGAEKFLNDHLGIIGRFIEGAGHCPMETHPEQFNQMLLNDFIPILDPAGD from the coding sequence ATGAAATACATTCCCCGTTTACTCCGCAGAATTTTTTATGTTCTGTTTTGGGCAGTTTGGTTATTGGTGTTATTACCCTATTTTTTTCCGCTGCATTTTCCATTGCAGAATTTCAACCAGCTTCCATTTAAAGAAAGTCGCTATTTGAATTACCATCACACACAAGTGCATTATCGGATTTTCCCTGCTAAGGCGGATACAACGTTGAGCCCTGTTTTTCTTATCCATGGATTTTCCGGATCAACAGCAAGCTGGCGGTATGTCATTCCGGAATTAAACCAATCGGGCAGATCGGTTGTCGCCATCGATTTACCACCGTTTGGATATTCCGATAAACGCGTTTCTGCCAATCTTGCTGATTCGGCATGGGTGAATATGATAAGGGATGTAATGGATACATCACAACGTGAATTGAATTTAAAGGAGAACCAGAAGTGGATTATTGCAGGGCATAGCATGGGGGGAATGGTTATTGGTGCATTCGCTTCGGCCTATCCGGAAAAGGTGAAAGGAATGATCTATGTGGATGGGACTTCACCTGAAAGCGACGGAATAAAAAATAATTCCATGCTGCTTACCAGTGCATATCTCAGGTTAGGATTTCTTCATCGCTGGGCCGATGTGATGATGGAAAAAGTGATTTTCTCTGAAAAGCGTTTTAACGAATTATTATCCTCGGCTTATCTCCGGGAAGTGAGTGAAGAAGAAGTAAAAATATATATGGATCCTTTTCATTTTAGAGGAAGTGCTTCGGCGGTATTGCGGTTTGCATCACAAAGTGGATATGCAAAAGTGGATTGGAAGATATTGGAAACAATTCCCAAATGTTTGGTATGGGGAAGGGAAGATCAGTGGATTCCCGTTTCAGGTGCTGAAAAATTTTTAAACGATCACCTGGGTATTATTGGGAGGTTTATAGAGGGGGCAGGACATTGTCCGATGGAAACCCATCCTGAACAATTCAATCAAATGCTTCTGAATGATTTTATTCCCATTCTTGATCCGGCGGGGGATTGA